In Prunus dulcis chromosome 2, ALMONDv2, whole genome shotgun sequence, a single genomic region encodes these proteins:
- the LOC117619673 gene encoding uncharacterized protein LOC117619673 has protein sequence MGICFGKRKKSTAEIVPQNQPTTTIRLYGSPRSTAYIRVALKYKAAAVSLRCLVDDTYGGDDHNANENLVVAVEVAGSSSPQTERVSGPPSTLLQFIDTRFPHPPLLLQIRSAETTSLVAAVVKLTELQHRSVTWHLERLVRWATDLLTRQNKRGARGGEIDPTVGTARMEVRKLGRSYTQLLELMLEHAQMEERLLFPIFNFADPMIYKAANEEHARDLPIMNGIKEDIKSIEVIDNGSPAYQEALSNFSKRLKSLQERYRQHFLEEERELLPYMEAAELNKEQQQRLLDQCVDVMQETHSHNLFIFLLQGLLPHEAMHYLDLISMCSNKERTASMLQMII, from the exons ATGGGAATCTGTTTCGGGAAGCGGAAGAAATCGACGGCGGAGATAGTGCCGCAAAACCAGCCGACAACAACCATCCGATTGTACGGCTCCCCAAGAAGCACCGCCTACATCCGAGTCGCCCTCAAATACAAGGCGGCAGCCGTCTCGCTCCGCTGCTTGGTAGACGACACATACGGCGGTGACGACCACAACGCGAATGAAAATTTGGTTGTAGCCGTGGAGGTGGCCGGTTCATCATCACCCCAGACGGAGAGGGTTTCAGGGCCTCCCAGCACTCTGCTGCAGTTCATAGACACCAGATTCCCGCACCCGCCgcttcttcttcaaatccGCTCCGCCGAAACCACGTCGTTAGTGGCGGCGGTGGTTAAGCTGACTGAGCTGCAACATAGGAGCGTGACGTGGCACTTGGAGAGGTTGGTGAGGTGGGCAACGGATCTGTTGACACGTCAGAATAAACGCGGAGCAAGAGGAGGAGAGATTGATCCGACGGTGGGGACTGCGCGGATGGAGGTGAGGAAGTTGGGGAGGAGCTACACCCAGCTGTTGGAGCTGATGTTGGAACACGCTCAGATGGAGGAGAGGCTCCTCTTCCCTATCTTCAACTTCGCTGATCCAA TGATATATAAGGCTGCAAATGAGGAACATGCAAGGGACCTACCCATCATGAATGGCATCAAAGAAGATATCAAATCCATTGAGGTTATAGACAATGGGAGCCCTGCCTACCAAGAAGCTCTTTCCAACTTTTCCAAGCGCCTTAAATCATTACAG GAGCGTTACAGACAACACTTTctggaggaggagagagaattaTTACCCTATATGGAGGCAGCTGAGCTGAACAAAGAGCAGCAACAAAGATTATTGGACCAGTGTGTGGATGTGATGCAAGAAACACACTCACATAATTTGTTCATTTTTCTACTTCAAGGGCTCCTCCCTCATGAAGCCATGCACTACTTGGACTTGATCTCCATGTGCAGCAACAAAGAACGGACAGCTTCTATGCTTCAAATGATAATTTAG
- the LOC117618039 gene encoding uncharacterized protein LOC117618039: MAGSSGGELRAPVFNGENYDFWSIRMKTIFKSHGLWDLVIKGFDSTDLKKSDESDAKKKEKEESSGIGKDTFAMVLMKDAKTLGLIQGAVSDEIFHESLMRRHQKVPGTFCSKNTMEISSTGSLKSFELRLDRHSENKTEKAFASLSVDAKSVKAGDQNSKQNKSWKTKGKKWDNKTNDGAKNPCKHCGKLHFGECRFKGKPKCFNCDKFGHIAKDCYSKKPTQQVNYANQVDATPTMFYASNKTDASIKGGDEVWYLDKGCSNHMTGREDLLVDIDRNVTAKVEMGTGQLVEVTGKGSLVVETKMGKKYIKEVMLVLGLKENLLSVG; encoded by the exons ATGGCTGGGTCAAGTGGTGGTGAATTGAGAGCACCAGTTTTCAATGGTGAGAACTACGATTTCTGGAGTATACGGATGAAGACcatcttcaaatctcatggactgTGGGATTTGGTGATAAAGGGATTCGATAGTACAGATCTGAAGAAGTCAGATGAATCTGATgctaagaaaaaggaaaaagaagaatcaaGTGGTATTGGAAAAGACACGTTTGCTATGGTACTCATGAAGGATGCTAAGACTCTGGGATTGATTCAAGGAGCAGTTTCAGATGAGATATTCCACGAATCTCTCATGAGGAGACATCAAAAGGTGCCTGGAACATTCTGCAGCAAGAATACCATGGAGATAAGCAG TACAGGATCATTGAAGAGTTTTGAATTAAGGCTGGACAGACATTCTGAAAACAAAACTGAGAAGGCATTTGCTAGTCTCAGTGTGGATGCCAAATCAGTTAAAGCTGGTGATCAAAATTCTAAGCAAAATAAGagttggaaaacaaaaggcaaGAAGTGggataacaaaacaaatgatGGTGCTAAAAATCCTTGCAAGCACTGTGGCAAATTACATTTTGGAGAGTGTCGATTCAAGGGCAAACCAAAGTGTTTCAACTGTGACAAATTTGGGCACATAGCCAAAGATTGTTACAGTAAGAAACCAACACAGCAAGTCAATTATGCTAACCAAGTAGATGCTACTCCAACTATGTTTTATGCTAGCAATAAAACTGATGCTAGTATAAAAGGAGGTGATGAGGTATGGTACTTGGACAAGGGATGTAGCAATCATATGACAGGAAGGGAGGATCTACTTGTTGACATTGACAGAAATGTGACTGCAAAAGTTGAAATGGGAACTGGACAGCTTGTTGAAGTCACTGGTAAGGGCAGTCTTGTGGTTGAAACCAAAATGGGCAAGAAATACATCAAAGAAGTTATGCTTGTACTTGgtttgaaagaaaacttaCTCAGTGTGGGCTAG
- the LOC117618040 gene encoding putative disease resistance RPP13-like protein 1, whose protein sequence is MAFIGEALISASVQVLCDRITSREFFDLFRQKKLNEPLLMNLTTTLLTLFVVLNDAEEKQLVNPAVREWLNELKRAVFDVEDLLDEINTEALRCKLEAEDQTHKLTNKVWNLLPSSRNHFYQSMNVKIQELLQRLENFVQQKIALGLGEVARRKVSHRTPTTSLVDEPCVYGRDEVQENLSKLLLSDDASKEDVSVLTIVGMGGVGKTTLARMLYNNNKVKGHFTLQAWACVSEDYNAVRITKIILESVTSKPCNTTYMNLLQFELREQLRERNFYLCWMIYGMKIMVIVITWNKNAASLMKNVPMQSLEPLSHQDCWLLLAKHAFRNENYSANSNLEDIGKQIALKYKGLLLAAQTLGGLLRCNIDSEEWNRILNSNIWYLPYGTTDILPALWLSYYYLPAQLKRCFVYCSIFPKDYEFEKEDVIQLWMAEGLVTQVDNGKIKESVARKYFDELLSRSLFQKSREFGFTMHDLIHDLAIFISRGFCLRLEGVESSEVKRARHLSYARGEFDVAKKFEPLYGAKCLRTFLPTSLNPYIFWEKDFVSKKVLHDLLPSLRCLRVLSLSCYQNVTVLPDSVANVIHLRYLDLSHTAIERLPVVLCNLYNLQTLLLSNCSSLLELPIDIIKLINLQKLMLGGCISLIKLPAGMKELINLHHLDVSGTKIEEVPVQRGRLKSLRTLTAFVVGKSTGSGIRELREFPQLQGKLSILKLQNVVDARDALHANMKHKKDLKELEFSWGAKDADDSQKEKDVLDKLLPCVNLEKLTIRFYGGTNFPNWLGDSSFSNIQVMHLSDCSYCWSLPPVGRLLALKELCIERMKFVKTISVEFYGRNGAYLIQPFQSLEKLEFREMPEWEEWVPSGSASGGEYGPDFPHLQELILNNVRS, encoded by the coding sequence atgGCTTTCATTGGAGAGGCTCTTATCTCTGCTTCCGTCCAGGTGTTGTGTGACAGAATTACGTCACGCGAGTTCTTCGACTTATTTCGGCAGAAGAAACTCAACGAACCACTCCTCATGAACCTGACGACGACACTGTTGACTTTGTTCGTTGTGCTCAATGATGCAGAGGAGAAGCAACTTGTGAACCCTGCTGTGAGAGAGTGGCTTAACGAGCTCAAGCGTGCTGTCTTTGATGTGGAGGACTTACTGGACGAGATCAACACTGAAGCTTTGCGATGCAAGCTGGAAGCTGAGGATCAAACCCACAAATTAACCAATAAGGTGTGGAACTTACTCCCTTCTTCTCGTAATCATTTTTATCAAAGCATGAATGTTAAGATACAAGAGTTATTGCAAAGATTAGAAAACTTTGTACAACAGAAAATTGCTCTTGGTCTGGGAGAAGTTGCTAGGAGGAAGGTTTCACATAGAACTCCAACAACTTCCTTGGTTGATGAACCTTGTGTATATGGTAGAGATGAAGTCCaagaaaatttatcaaaaCTGTTGCTATCTGATGATGCAAGCAAGGAAGATGTGTCTGTCCTCACAATTGTTGGAATGGGTGGGGTTGGCAAGACAACCCTTGCTCGAATGCTTTACAACAACAATAAGGTAAAAGGGCATTTTACGCTTCAAGCTTGGGCTTGTGTTTCAGAAGACTATAATGCTGTTAGAATAACTAAAATTATTCTTGAGTCAGTCACTTCAAAGCCTTGTAATACGACATATATGAATTTGCTTCAATTTGAATTAAGAGAACAGTTGAGggaaagaaatttttatttgtgttgGATGATCTATGGAATGAAAATTATGGTGATTGTAATAACATGGAACAAAAATGCGGCATCTTTAATGAAAAATGTTCCCATGCAAAGCTTGGAACCATTGTCACATCAAGACTGCTGGTTGTTACTTGCTAAACATGCTTTTCGAAATGAAAACTATAGTGCAAATTCAAACTTGGAAGACATTGGCAAGCAAATTGCTCTCAAGTACAAAGGGTTGCTTTTAGCAGCACAAACACTTGGGGGTTTGTTACGTTGCAATATAGATTCTGAGGAGTGGAATAGAATACTAAATAGTAATATTTGGTACCTACCCTATGGTACAACTGACATTCTTCCGGCTCTATGGTTGAGTTATTACTATCTCCCCGCTCAGTTAAAGCGatgctttgtttattgttcaatttttccaaAGGATTATGAGTTTGAAAAGGAAGATGTAATTCAATTATGGATGGCAGAAGGCTTAGTTACACAAGTTGATAATGGGAAGATTAAGGAATCAGTGGCTAGAAAATACTTTGATGAGCTATTATCCCGTTCGCTGTTTCAAAAGTCAAGAGAATTCGGTTTCACAATGCATGACCTCATTCATGACTTGGCTATATTCATCTCTAGAGGGTTTTGCCTTAGGCTGGAAGGTGTGGAATCAAGTGAAGTTAAAAGAGCTCGTCATTTGTCATATGCTAGGGGAGAATTTGATGTTGCTAAAAAATTTGAGCCATTATATGGGGCTAAGTGTTTGCGGACCTTCCTACCTACCTCTTTAAATCCATATATATTTTGGGAAAAAGATTTTGTAAGTAAAAAAGTTCTACATGATTTGTTGCCATCACTAAGATGTTTACGGGTGTTATCACTATCATGTTATCAAAATGTCACTGTGTTACCTGATTCTGTTGCAAACGTCATTCACTTGCGCTACTTGGATCTTTCTCATACCGCAATTGAAAGGTTACCTGTTGTACTTTGCAATCTCTACAACTTGCAGACATTACTATTGTCAAATTGTTCCTCTCTTCTTGAATTGCCTATAGACATtataaaattgattaatttACAGAAATTGATGTTGGGAGGTTGTATATCTCTTATTAAATTGCCTGCAGGCATGAAGGAGTTGATTAATTTGCATCATCTTGATGTTAGTGGAACTAAAATTGAAGAGGTGCCGGTGCAAAGGGGTAGATTGAAAAGTTTGAGAACATTGACTGCATTTGTTGTGGGAAAATCTACTGGGTCAGGCATAAGAGAACTGAGGGAGTTCCCACAGCTTCAAGGAAAACTATCAATTTTGAAGCTACAAAATGTAGTTGATGCGAGGGATGCACTGCACGCCAATATGAAGCACAAGAAAGATCTCAAGGAGTTAGAGTTTTCATGGGGTGCGAAGGATGCTGATGATTCCCAAAAGGAGAAAGATGTACTCGACAAGCTCCTACCTTGTGTGAATTTGGAGAAATTAACCATCAGATTCTATGGTGGAACCAATTTTCCGAATTGGCTAGGAGACTCGTCTTTTTCTAACATACAAGTCATGCATCTCAGTGACTGTAGTTATTGTTGGTCGCTCCCACCAGTTGGGCGGCTACTAGCACTCAAAGAACTCTGTATAGAAAGAATGAAGTTTGTGAAGACGATTAGCGTTGAATTCTATGGCAGAAATGGAGCTTATCTGATTCAGCCATTTCAATCTCTGGAGAAGCTGGAGTTTAGGGAGATGCCAGAGTGGGAGGAATGGGTGCCAAGTGGAAGTGCAAGTGGAGGTGAATATGGTCCAGACTTTCCTCATCTCCAGGAGCTGATTCTAAACAATGTCCGAAGCTGA
- the LOC117618038 gene encoding uncharacterized protein LOC117618038 codes for MLQALRKDFVTLQMKQGESVNDYISKAKAIANKMSIHGEKMEDVTIVEKVLRCMTTKFDYDVCSIDKSNDVEQLSIDELQSSLLVHEQKINRSTFEEHALKVSTNNDSPIAKGHGGRGQGHGSGSGHGRG; via the coding sequence ATGCTACAAGCATTGAGGAAAGATTTTGTGACTCTTCAAATGAAACAAGGAGAGTCCGTCAATGACTATATTTCAAAAGCAAAGGCAATTGCAAATAAGATGAGTATCCATGGTGAGAAGATGGAAGACGTGACCATCGTAGAAAAGGTCCTGCGATGTATGACTACAAAGTTTGATTACGATGTGTGCTCCATTGACAAGTCAAATGATGTTGAGCAGCTTTCAATTGATGAGCTGCAGAGTTCCTTGCTTGTCCATGAGCAGAAGATCAATCGGAGTACATTTGAGGAACATGCATTGAAAGTTTCAACAAATAATGATTCTCCGATAGCAAAAGGTCATGGTGGTCGTGGTCAAGGACATGGTAGCGGCAGTGGCCATGGAAGAGGTTGA